The DNA segment CACCGGGTTCGGCCCCAGGTCAAGTGTCACGAAATCACCACGCTTGCCGACCTCGATACTACCGACAGCGTCGTCCATCCCCAGCACTGCCGCGCTGCCGATTGTCGCCCATTCGAGGGCAGTCGCCATGTCGAAGCCGCTCGGGTTGCGCTGCTTGAGTTTGTGGATACCGACGGCCGAACGCATGGTCTCGAACATATCCGGGTCCCACCCGTCGTCACCGAGTCCGATTGTCATCTCGTTGGCTTGCATCGTTTCGACGTCAGCGATACCGACGGCGTTGTTGATGTTGGAATATGGGTTGTGTGCGACGTTGACGTCGTTTTCGGCGAGGATTTCGATTTCGGACTCGGTGGAATGGACGCAGTGGGCGGCGATGACTTCGGCGTCGAAAAAGCCCATGTCTTCGAGCGCTGGCACCGGTCGTTTCCCGTAGTCGGCGATGGATTCGTGAACGTCGACCAGCCCCTCTTCGAGGTGTATCTGGATCGGGCGGTCGTGGTCGGTAGCCCGGTCGACACACTCCTCGACGATGTCCTCGGTGTTGGTAAACAGCGTGTGGAGGCAGTAGTGACCGGAGACGGTGTCGTACCGCTCCTCGGTTTCGTCGATGAATCGCTGATTCTCCGCGATGCCGTCTCTGGCCTGGGACTCGGAGTTTCGGGCCGTCGTCTCGAAGGCGATCATCCCGCGGATCGGCGTCTGTGCGACGCCCGCTGCGACGGCGTCGAGGCCGCCCGGCAGTGTGTTCGGCCCGGAGTAGTTGTCACAGAAGGTTGTGACGCCGCTCTGAAGCATCTCGGCACAGGACCCCAGTGCGGACAGGCGAGCGTCACGCTCGGTAAACGCCTCGTCGACGTTCCACCAGATATCGACGAGCGCTTCGTAGAAACTCTCTGGTGAGGCAGCGAGCGGCGCACCGCGAATCGGGAGCGCGTACATGTGAGTGTGGCAGTTCACCAGTCCCGGGATGACGACCTCGTCAGTGGCGTCGATCACGTCAGCACCGGACGCGTAGCCGTCCTCGATAGCGACGATCTCACCGTCCTCGACAACGACGTGTACCTCCGACCGGACCGTGCGCCCACCGTCCATCGTGATGAGCGTCCCTGCGTTCAGTATCACAGGTTGGGCGATACCGGCAACCGACTAAAAGCTACTCCGCCCCAGAACGGCCTTAGCGGCCATTCTCTCACAAGCCGTGTGTGGGCCGGATGTGGCGTCTCACACACTAACTGTTTTCGTCGTTCGCCCTTGCCCGTACTGGCATGACAGATATTCACATCAAAGACGCACAGGTGGTGACGGCGTCGGGCATCCAGCACGGTGAGATTGCGATTTCCGACGGAACGATAGACGCCGCTGGTCCGGCGTCGTCGGTCCCGACTCCCAGTGACCCGGATACCGTCATCGACGCGGACGGCATGGTCGCGCTCCCGGGCGCTATCGACGTGCACACCCACATGCACGACGACGAACTGTTTCCGGATGGAATCGACTTCGCGTCTCAGACTGCGAGTGCGGTCGCCGGCGGAGTGACGACGGTCATCGAGTTGCCGACGCAGACACCCGTCACGACTCCCGAAGCAATGCAGGAGAAAGCAGCGGCGTGCTCGGCGCTCGCACACGTCGATTTCGGCCTTGTCGCGGGCAATGTTCAGGACCCCGATATCGACGTGGCCGGCATCGTGGACGCCGGAACGGCGGATTTCAAGACGTTCACCGCCGACCCGTATCTGGCGAGCGACGCGTCCATCGCCCGGCTCATGCGGCGCGTCGGCGATGCCGGGGGAACAGTTCGCGTCCACTGTGAGACGCAGGGACTGCTCG comes from the Haloarcula hispanica ATCC 33960 genome and includes:
- a CDS encoding amidohydrolase family protein, with protein sequence MILNAGTLITMDGGRTVRSEVHVVVEDGEIVAIEDGYASGADVIDATDEVVIPGLVNCHTHMYALPIRGAPLAASPESFYEALVDIWWNVDEAFTERDARLSALGSCAEMLQSGVTTFCDNYSGPNTLPGGLDAVAAGVAQTPIRGMIAFETTARNSESQARDGIAENQRFIDETEERYDTVSGHYCLHTLFTNTEDIVEECVDRATDHDRPIQIHLEEGLVDVHESIADYGKRPVPALEDMGFFDAEVIAAHCVHSTESEIEILAENDVNVAHNPYSNINNAVGIADVETMQANEMTIGLGDDGWDPDMFETMRSAVGIHKLKQRNPSGFDMATALEWATIGSAAVLGMDDAVGSIEVGKRGDFVTLDLGPNPVLDGSAPYYVVSAASRADVTRTIIDGETVYDQQSGVTGVDDSDMTAVGDASAELWERL